From Ignavibacterium sp.:
GGGATGAAATTCGATTATCGGATTGTTATCTATAAAATCATAAACTTTCCTGGTTCCTAAAACAAATCCTGCAATAATTTTTCCCGGATGCAAAGTCTTCTTCTCACCGTTAATTATTCCCTGCTCTACTAATTCAATTATTCCATCTGAAAACATTTCGGTGTGAATGCCCAAATCTTTTTTGTTATGCAGATATCTCATAACTGAATCAGGAATTGCACCGATACCCATCTGTAAGGTTGAACCATCTTCAACCAGATCAGCGATGTAACTTCCAATTTTATCAAAAACTTCGAGCTCATCTTTAGTAGCATTTGGATCTACCTGAGGAAGTTCGTGAATAGGTTCATCGTATTCTACAATGTAGTTTATTTTATTGATATGAATAAAACTATCACCAAGCGTTCTTGGCTGATGGCGATTAATTTGTGCGATAATCAATTTTGATTTTTCTGCCGGTGTTTTAATTGTTCCGACATCAACACCGTAGCTGCAAAAACCATGCTCATCTGGTGGTGAAACATTAAGCAACGCAACATCAGATTTTATTAGACCATTTTTGAAAAGAAGAGGAACTTCGGATAAAAAGATTGGAATAAATTCTGCTCTGCCATCATTGACTGCCTGACGTGAATTAGCTCCGATAAAAAATGCTTTATGCTTGAAATGTTTTTCCATTCCGGGATGCAGATAAGGTAAATCACCAACAATAAGAATATGATAAAGTGTTATGTCTTTCAGTTCATCTTTTCTTCTTACCAAAGCACGAATTAATTCCATTGGAGCTGCACAACCAGGTTGTACCACTATATTATCGCCGGACTTGATGTGCTTAACTGCTTCATCAGCAGAAACAAGTTTATTGTTATAGATTCTTAAAATATTAGTTGGTATAAATTGCTTATAAGAAACTTCTTCCTGGGCTGCCATATCAATACTCATATTTTGTAATCAATTTGTTGAAAATAAATGAAGCTTTCTGAATTCAATATTAAAATTGTGTGCTATGGATTCATTCGAACAATAACCATTATGTGTACATACTCCTTTTGCTAAACCAGCATCCGAGAGTAAAGCATTTGTTAAGCCATTTTCTGCAATGTTCATTAAGTATTCTAAAGAAGCATTGTTCAATCCGTAACTTGCAGTTCTTGAAACTAACGCAGGCATATTTGGAACACAATAATGAATTACATCGTGCATAATATAAACAGGATCAGAAAGTGTTGTAATATGACTCGTCTCTACACATCCGCCCTGGTCAATTGAAACATCAACAATAACGGCACCTTTTTTCATCTGTTTAACCATCTCCTCTGTAACAAGGTGCGGTGCTTTTTCTCCTTTAATCAAAACTGCACCGATGAACACATCTGCGAATTTTACTCCGCGTGAAATTGTATATGGATTTGCGACAACTGTAGTAATTCTTTTTCTGAAATTGACATCAATCTGTCTTAACCTGTTCAAATCTTTATCAA
This genomic window contains:
- a CDS encoding acetyl-CoA hydrolase/transferase C-terminal domain-containing protein; amino-acid sequence: MAAQEEVSYKQFIPTNILRIYNNKLVSADEAVKHIKSGDNIVVQPGCAAPMELIRALVRRKDELKDITLYHILIVGDLPYLHPGMEKHFKHKAFFIGANSRQAVNDGRAEFIPIFLSEVPLLFKNGLIKSDVALLNVSPPDEHGFCSYGVDVGTIKTPAEKSKLIIAQINRHQPRTLGDSFIHINKINYIVEYDEPIHELPQVDPNATKDELEVFDKIGSYIADLVEDGSTLQMGIGAIPDSVMRYLHNKKDLGIHTEMFSDGIIELVEQGIINGEKKTLHPGKIIAGFVLGTRKVYDFIDNNPIIEFHPQEYVNDPFIISKNNKMVAINSAIEVDLTGQVCSDSIGTKFYSGIGGQVDFIRGAARSEGGKPIIALPSSTKNATISRIVPTLKPGAGVVTSRGDVHYVVTEYGVAELFGKSIQERAKALINIAHPNFRDELTKYAKETFHI